The bacterium DNA segment TGTGCTTGCCGGAGACGCGCAGGCACTTCTGGGTTGAGGCGGCCCGCGCATAGGCCCGCTCCCCCTGGCCGAGGAAGACGTCCTTGAACTGGTTCATCCCCGCGTTGGCGAAGAGAAGGGTCGGATCGTCCTTGGGCACCACCGGGGAGCTGGGGACCACCTGATGGCCCCTCTCCTCGAAGAAGCGCAGGAAGTCGCGGCGAATCTGGGCCGAAGCAATCATGGGATCCTCAGTCTGAACTCGAAGAAGATGTGTGTCCCTACAGGATCGATATCGATATCGATATCGATATCGGGATCGGTATCGGTATCGGGATCGGTATCGGGATCGGGATCGATAGCGATAGCGATTGCGGCATTTCAGCCAATCCTTTCCTTCACCACCCGCCCGATGCGGAAGGGGGCCTCGCCCCGGGCCGCGAGCAGGGCCTCGGCCGCCGCGGCCTGGTCGGGCGGGAGCACCAGGACCAGGCCCACCCCCAGGTTGAAAGCGCGCGCCATCTCCTCCGCCGGCACGGAGCCGCAGTCCTGGATGAGACGGAAGAGGGGCGGCCATTCCCAGGCGCCTGGGTCCAGCTCCAGGACGCAGCCGGCGGGCAGGATGCGCCTCGTGTTGCCGACGATGCCGCCGCCGGTGACATGGCTGATGCCATGCACCTCGACCTCCGCCAGGAGGGCCTGCACCGGGTGCAGGTAGCTGCGATGGACGGCGAGAAGGACCTGGGCCAGCGGTCGGCCGTCCGGCAGGGGATGGTCGAGGGGCAGGCCGCCCACCTCGAAGAGGGCGCGCCGCGCCAGGGAATAGCCGTTGGTGTGCAGACCGGTGGAGGGGAGCGCCAGCAGCAGGTCGCCCGGCTGGATGCGCGCGCCGTCCACGATGCGTTGCCGGTCCACCACGCCGACGATGGTTCCCGCCAGGTCGAATTCACCCGCCGCGTAGAAGCCGGGCATCTCGGCCGTCTCGCCGCCGATGAGGGCGCAGCCGTTTTCGCGGCAGGCGATGGTGAAGCCGCGGATCACCTCGGCGGCGGTGTCCACCTCGAGCCGTCCGGTGGCGAAGTAGTCCAGGAAGAAGAGCGGGCGCGCCCCGCAGGCCAGGATGTCATTGACGCAGTGGTTGACCAGGTCCTGCCCCACCGTGTGGTGGATGCCCGTCTGGAAGGCGAGGCGCAGCTTGGTGCCCACGCCGTCCACGCTCGAGACGAGGACCGGCTCGGCCAGCCCGGGAAAGTCCGCCCGGAAGAAGCCGCCGAACATGCCCAGGCCGCCCAGCACGCGGTCGGTGCGCGTCGCCGCGCACCACGGCTTGATGCGCTCGACCAGCGCCTCGCCGGCGTCGATGTCCACTCCCGCCTCGCGGTAGCTGCTCATGGGATCCGCCCCTTTGACCCTGGATTGACGCAGAGGGCCCCGCAGGGCCCTCTGGCAGGCGACAAGATAATGGACCGGCCCCAATCCCCATCCCTTCCACCGGCGATTCGGAATCGCATTGAAGCGGAAGGAGGGGGCGAGGGCCGCCGCGCGCCGGCGGCCGGTCGGACCTGGCCGCCCTCAGCCCGGCAGGCGGTCCTTGTGGTCGCTGGTGAGGTACATGCCCTCGATCACGTTGCCGTACTTCTCCAGGACAAAGGAGCGCTTGATCTTGAGGCTGGGCGTCAACT contains these protein-coding regions:
- the purM gene encoding phosphoribosylformylglycinamidine cyclo-ligase, which gives rise to MSSYREAGVDIDAGEALVERIKPWCAATRTDRVLGGLGMFGGFFRADFPGLAEPVLVSSVDGVGTKLRLAFQTGIHHTVGQDLVNHCVNDILACGARPLFFLDYFATGRLEVDTAAEVIRGFTIACRENGCALIGGETAEMPGFYAAGEFDLAGTIVGVVDRQRIVDGARIQPGDLLLALPSTGLHTNGYSLARRALFEVGGLPLDHPLPDGRPLAQVLLAVHRSYLHPVQALLAEVEVHGISHVTGGGIVGNTRRILPAGCVLELDPGAWEWPPLFRLIQDCGSVPAEEMARAFNLGVGLVLVLPPDQAAAAEALLAARGEAPFRIGRVVKERIG